In Hermetia illucens chromosome 1, iHerIll2.2.curated.20191125, whole genome shotgun sequence, one genomic interval encodes:
- the LOC119646489 gene encoding lethal(2)neighbour of tid protein 2 — translation MAPPKGRGPDRPRGHKVTTFQRFYQKYVNLEFVKSLVFDPSRLPIVSVAIVLAEILLNVIVVQRVPYTEIDWVAYMQECEGFLNGTMNYALLKGDTGPLVYPAGFVYIYSGLYMLTSHGQNIRLAQYIFIGIYIAQLCLVLRLYSKSMKVPPYVMALSIFTSYRIHSIYVLRLFNDPIAVLFLYLALNLFLAQKWNYGSVFFSLAVSVKMNILLFAPAVFLLYLTNLGYFGTFKQLVICGLIQLWVGAPFLLTYPLEYIKGSFDLGRVFEHKWTVNYRFLDRALFEHKTFHIGLLALHLSLLTLFAPPCYRYLQSYCRLKELERQFKPQIVRENARIAKMKGKTNTKPNTAKQPEEKLTKEQQSFLDSFEKSLKKPSGQVGPSNNQQKLQEEEKPQEKLSVQFGKTDQLALLPLFLSNFIGMVCARSLHYQFYVWYFHSLPYLVWCTDFSLGLRFLLLGVIEYCWNVYPSTNFSSLMLHCCHIVLLYGIGRKLFKTKNISDKVK, via the exons ATGGCACCGCCAAAAGGACGTGGACCGGATCGTCCGAGAGGTCATAAAGTAACTACTTTTCAGCGATTCTATCAGAAATATGTGAACTTGGAATTCGTCAAATCCTTGGTGTTCGATCCAAGCCGATTGCCAATCGTTTCCGTGGCAATCGTGTTGGCGGAAATCCTCCTAAATGTGATCGTCGTGCAGCGAGTTCCTTACACGGAGATTGACTGGGTCGCGTATATGCAGGAGTGCGAAGGATTCCTGAATGGGACTATGAATTATGCGCTGTTGAAAG GCGACACTGGACCTCTTGTCTATCCCGCGGGGTTCGTGTACATCTACTCAGGACTCTACATGCTCACATCGCATGGCCAGAACATTCGGCTTGCTCAGTACATTTTCATCGGAATCTACATCGCGCAGCTATGCCTGGTCCTGCGACTGTACTCCAAATCAATGAAAGTCCCTCCGTACGTGATGGCCCTATCCATATTCACTTCCTATCGAATCCACTCGATTTACGTTCTTCGACTCTTCAACGACCCGATCGCCGTCCTCTTCCTGTACCTCGCGCTGAATCTTTTCCTGGCCCAGAAGTGGAACTATGGCAGCGTCTTCTTCAGTTTAGCAGTTTCGGTGAAGATGAACATCCTCCTCTTCGCGCCGGCGGTTTTTCTGTTGTATCTTACAAATTTGGGATACTTCGGGACATTCAAGCAATTGGTGATTTGCGGACTGATCCAGCTGTGGGTTGGGGCGCCATTCCTGCTGACCTATCCACTCGAGTACATCAAAGGAAGTTTCGATTTAGGACGCGTTTTCGAGCACAAATGGACTGTTAACTACAGATTTCTCGATCGCGCTCTATTcgaacacaaaacgtttcacATAGGCCTTTTGGCGCTTCATCTTTCCCTCCTAACTCTATTCGCTCCGCCTTGCTATCGATATCTCCAAAGCTACTGTCGACTGAAGGAACTGGAGAGACAATTCAAACCCCAAATCGTTCGGGAGAATGCCCGAATCGCCAAAATGAAAGGCAAAACTAACACAAAACCAAACACCGCGAAACAACCAGAAGAAAAACTAACCAAGGAACAACAAAGCTTCCTTGACTCTTTCGAAAAGTCTCTGAAAAAACCATCAGGGCAAGTTGGACCTTCCAATAACCAACAAAAGTTGCAAGAGGAAGAGAAGCCTCAGGAGAAGCTTTCAGTGCAGTTCGGGAAAACAGACCAATTGGCCTTGCTTCCGTTGTTTTTGAGTAACTTCATTGGGATGGTGTGCGCCCGGAGCTTGCATTACCAATTTTACGTTTGGTACTTCCACAGTTTGCCGTATTTGGTCTGGTGCACGGATTTCAGCTTGGGACTGAGATTCCTCCTTCTCGGGGTGATCGAGTACTGCTGGAACGTGTACCCAAGCACGAATTTCTCTAGTTTAATGCTGCATTGTTGTCACATTGTCCTTTTGTACGGAATAGGTAGGAAATTGTTCAAAACGAAAAATATTAGCGATAAAGTTAAATAA
- the LOC119647172 gene encoding protein lethal(2)denticleless, producing the protein MNRLLSFFERQQGISNDLTYDFALQRLCVAKEDSWRGIQPSQYGSDFNPEPPLFSAKFANCANYKHILALANEDGKIALQDTTRRNDKDMEQSLPGQQCHYNAVFDVEWVPGQMKFVSASGDHTARLWEINESNIVASRVFNGHTRSVKTAAFRKMDPAVFATGGRDGAILIWDTRANYNALPRADNCIYSGHAGGPGTPVSNKKRTKTPKICPNSTSSSITGLVFQDDYTLISCGAGDGIIKVWDLRRNYTSFKKEPLPKYSLPYAGSSTFKAFTNLLIDEAGTKLYANCMDNKIYSYNLSSYSTKPTQTYTGFRNSTFYIKSALSPDGNYLISGSGDEKAYIWNVNSSEPLVALTGHTVEVTCVAWSGAGDMPIVTCSDDARHMIWRIGPEKIDSDDKLNYRGQAEYCEKYKNLHVRDRLQALEHTPRSLRRLVERNEKTPTTVEKLSLKRPFSDVSSDPETDSGSDQKRPHYELSRGRRLFSPSTSQGFRNVSHEPRSLTSIIEEETEKVVCPVLASHPDDSSNQENPPLQPISCTSINSNSNKVVSPLSERTVFNLNPKENSLLIQRQTLMESTSLASTSSILFSPTSNLPNYVIDGEAPHLQIMSPKRKIKEKVDWLTKIRKQKLMSSRRPATTFTDKLHPTAPGPESHLEESEIGSMEMCTSPRLQSLREAEDSSPRSHATPKRRSSRSNSNTDLHSQPRTPTTARRNSETSILRFFSILSHSSQSTSRIQTTNVTSSPITTAPATAVSK; encoded by the exons CCAATGACTTGACATATGACTTTGCCCTACAACGACTTTGTGTAGCAAAGGAAGACAGCTGGCGTGGTATTCAGCCCTCACAATATGGATCAGACTTCAACCCAGAACCTCCACTATTTTCAGCCAAGTTTGCAAACTGTGCAAACTATAAACACATTTTAGCTTTAGCCAATGAAGATGGGAAG ATTGCCCTTCAGGACACAACTCGCAGAAATGACAAAGATATGGAGCAATCTCTTCCCGGACAACAGTGTCATTACAATGCAGTATTCGATGTTGAATGGGTTCCCGGTCAAATGAAATTTGTTTCAGCTTCCG GTGATCACACAGCCCGTCTATGGGAAATTAATGAATCAAATATTGTTGCATCGCGAGTTTTTAACGGACACACCAGGTCGGTGAAGACGGCGGCTTTTCGGAAAATGGATCCTGCCGTCTTTGCGACGGGAGGACGGGACGGTGCAATATTAATTTGGGATACAAGAGCCAATTATAACGCATTACCGCGAGCGGATAATTGCATTTACAGTGGACATGCCGGTGGACCTGGGACTCCTGTTTCGAATAAGAAACGCACAAAGACGCCAAAAATTTGCCCAAACAGTACCTCGAGCAGTATTACGGGTTTAGTTTTTCAG GATGACTACACTTTAATATCCTGTGGAGCTGGGGATGGTATCATTAAAGTGTGGGATCTTCGTCGCAACTACACATCCTTCAAAAAGGAGCCTTTACCAAAGTACAGCCTACCCTACGCCGGATCGTCTACTTTCAAAGCATTCACAAATCTCCTGATCGACGAGGCCGGCACTAAATTATATGCAAATTGTATGGACAACAAAATCTACTCTTACAACCTCTCATCATACTCAACCAAACCCACGCAAACATACACAGGATTCCGAAACAGCACGTTCTACATCAAGTCTGCACTCAGTCCAGATGGAAACTACTTAATCAGTGGAAGCGGAGACGAAAAGGCGTATATCTGGAATGTGAACAGTTCAGAGCCGTTGGTGGCACTCACTGGCCACACTGTGGAGGTCACTTGTGTGGCGTGGAGCGGGGCCGGTGATATGCCAATCGTGACGTGCAGCGATGACGCCAGACACATGATCTGGCGAATAGGACCGGAAAAGATTGACAGCGACGATAAGCTTAATTATCGAGGACAAGCCGAGTATTGCGAAAAATACAAGAATCTCCATGTACGGGACCGATTGCAGGCTCTGGAACATACTCCACGTTCACTGCGACGTCTGGTGGAACGTAATGAAAAAACGCCTACTACCGTTGAAAAACTCTCGCTGAAGCGACCATTCAGCGACGTTAGCAGCGATCCCGAGACTGATTCGGGGAGTGATCAGAAGCGTCCGCACTATGAACTAAGTAGAGGTCGTCGCTTGTTTAGTCCGTCCACATCCCAAGGATTCCGCAACGTGTCCCATGAACCGAGGAGCCTTACTAGCATAATAGAGGAGGAGACTGAAAAGGTGGTTTGTCCAGTTTTAGCTAGCCACCCGGACGATAGCAGTAATCAAGAGAACCCGCCATTGCAACCCATTAGCTGTACCAGTATAAATTCCAACTCGAATAAAGTTGTGTCCCCGCTTAGCGAGCGAACTGTTTTCAATTTAAACCCCAAGGAAAATAGTCTCTTGATTCAGCGTCAAACTCTGATGGAGTCGACATCACTCGCGAGCACCTCTTCAATTCTGTTCTCACCTACATCAAATCTGCCGAATTATGTGATTGACGGCGAAGCACCGCATCTGCAAATCATGTCCCCGAAACGAAAAATCAAGGAAAAAGTGGATTGGCTAACTAAAATCCGCAAACAAAAGCTAATGTCCAGTCGGCGTCCTGCAACAACTTTCACAGACAAATTGCATCCAACAGCTCCTGGCCCTGAATCACACTTAGAAGAGAGTGAAATCGGCTCGATGGAAATGTGCACGTCGCCGCGACTTCAATCCTTACGAGAGGCAGAAGACTCTAGTCCTAGATCACACGCCACGCCCAAGCGGCGGTCTTCACGATCGAATTCAAATACAGATTTGCATAGTCAACCAAGAACTCCGACAACCGCACGGCGGAATAGTGAGACATCGATTCTTCGGTTCTTCTCGATTCTATCTCATTCGTCCCAATCAACTTCTAGAATCCAAACTACCAACGTGACCAGCTCTCCAATAACCACGGCACCGGCGACGGCAGTCAGTAAATAG
- the LOC119660731 gene encoding pyruvate dehydrogenase E1 component subunit alpha, mitochondrial-like, which translates to MHKLFRGSRTSFWRFARNLSSQTAIEGKPFELHLLDEGPSRTVELTKEEAIKITTQMNTIRKLETVAANLYRSKLIRGFCHLYSGEEACSVGVKHAMRPQDLLITSYRAHSWAYVMGLTLVEILAELTGRAKGCSRGKGGSMHMYAPNFYGGNGIVGAQVPLGTGLALACKYKGDDAVSFTIYGDGAANQGQVFESFNMACLWKLPIIYICENNMYGMGTSAERSSCNTKYFQRGDRIPGLLVDGMDVASVISATRFAIPYALENGPIILEFLTYRYSGHSMSDPGTSYRSRDEVQETRKMRDPITNFNNQMKESGLLTEEDLKAIDKRINEEMTEATKVAEGDNEIPMEELTADVYAFNLEPEIRGVVERNLKHKNINTSVNGKRETMAMKSEESSKTQNKDSGEVDKLVASRQDGNLKSEGKNLSEEGKREDKETTTIEGTTTSEKNDAGSKNTS; encoded by the coding sequence ATGCATAAATTGTTCCGTGGATCCAGGACCAGTTtctggcggtttgccagaaATCTGTCGTCACAAACCGCAATCGAAGGGAAACCATTCGAACTGCATCTATTGGATGAAGGTCCTTCCAGGACAGTTGAGCTTACTAAGGAAGAAGCCATCAAAATTACCACTCAAATGAACACAATTCGGAAATTAGAAACGGTAGCTGCTAATTTATATAGGTCAAAACTGATCCGAGGGTTTTGCCACTTATACTCTGGAGAGGAAGCATGTTCGGTTGGCGTGAAACATGCGATGCGCCCACAGGATCTCCTCATAACATCATACCGGGCCCACAGTTGGGCTTATGTGATGGGCTTAACCCTCGTTGAAATACTGGCCGAGCTAACTGGTCGTGCGAAAGGCTGTTCCCGTGGCAAGGGTGGCTCAATGCATATGTACGCCCCTAACTTCTATGGAGGTAATGGAATCGTTGGAGCCCAAGTTCCATTGGGAACTGGCTTAGCCCTTGCTTGCAAATACAAAGGTGACGATGCAGTATCCTTTACCATATATGGCGACGGAGCAGCCAATCAAGGGCAAGTGTTTGAGTCCTTCAACATGGCGTGCCTCTGGAAGCTGCCGATTATATACATCTGTGAGAACAATATGTACGGAATGGGGACGTCTGCCGAGCGTTCGTCCTGCAATACTAAATACTTCCAACGCGGAGATAGAATACCAGGCTTGCTGGTGGATGGCATGGATGTCGCGAGTGTCATAAGTGCAACTCGCTTTGCAATCCCCTACGCTCTTGAGAATGGACCAATTATTCTAGAATTCCTAACTTACCGCTACAGTGGACACTCAATGTCTGATCCTGGAACAAGCTACCGTTCCCGCGATGAAGTACAAGAAACTCGCAAAATGCGTGATCCCATCACAAATTTCAATAATCAAATGAAGGAATCTGGGCTCTTGACTGAGGAAGATTTGAAAGCTATTGATAAGAGAATAAATGAAGAAATGACTGAGGCTACCAAAGTAGCTGAAGGGGATAATGAAATTCCAATGGAAGAACTTACTGCCGATGTTTATGCATTCAATTTAGAACCGGAAATTCGGGGAGTGGTCgagagaaatttgaaacacaaaaATATTAATACAAGCGTTAACGGGAAGAGGGAAACAATGGCTATGAAATCAGAAGAAAGTTCGAAAACACAAAATAAAGACTCGGGTGAAGTGGATAAGCTGGTAGCTTCGAGGCAGGATGGAAATTTGAAAAGTGAAGGTAAAAATTTAAGCGAGGAGGGTAAAAGAGAAGATAAGGAGACAACTACTATAGAGGGAACAACGACGAGTGAAAAGAATGATGCAGGATCGAAAAATACTTCATAG